In the Bacillus sp. HSf4 genome, CGGCCTCTGCCAGCTCAGCCACTCCCTTTCCCTTGACCAAACGGCCGACGAAGGTCAGCAGCTTTTTATCTTTCGGCAAGCCGTATTTCTCCCTCAGTTCGGCTTTTGAAGCGGAGGGCTTTTGAAACCGGTCAAGACTGACCCCGATCGGAAGCACAGCGCTTTCGACACCTGTCATCTCTTTTGTTTTGTCTTTCAGCATATCGCTGACCGCCAATACATCGGAAGCCGAGCGAACGGCTCTTTCAAATGCTTTGAAGGCCCCTTTGCTGTAATGCGGGTAAACATTGACGTCGCTCCCGTGCAGTGTCAGCGCATAAGGGATGTTGAGCCTTTCTGAGACGACGGCGGCGGCGCCTCCCGACGGCATCGCGAAATGGGCATGGATCATGTCGGGGGCCAGCCGGTGCTTGCCGATTGTCCGCAAAACGGCTTCGGCTATCCGGCGGTGCGGCTGGGCCCATTTCAGCTGGCCGGGCAGCGCAGTGTATGGCGGCCTGTAGACCGGAATTCCCTTTCTTTCTTCATATTCCGGAGATGAACGGATGCGCCGGTATTTTTTTTTCAGAAGCCTGAGAGGCCCGGGATTCACAGGCAAAGGACAAATGACGGTGACATCGATTCCGAGCATCCGCAGCGCCTGTACCTGTGTCTCATGAAAAACGCCTTCCCCCGGTTTTTGACCGCTGGGATAAACACTGGTAATCCAAAGTACCTTCAACATTAAACGCCCTTTCTGCTTTGAAACTGGGCTCTTACCGCCCCTTGATAAAACTTGCCGACCAGCAGGCTGTATACAATTCCGCTGATGACGACGGAAACCGACAGCTGAAGCATGGCTCCGGGCAAAAGGTGTCTTGTTCCCGCGCTCAAGCCCAGAGCCAGGGCTGCCATTAAGGCCGTCAGCGCCAACGGTTTGCCAATCGTCTTAAAGTATTCGCCAAACTTAAGCTGGATCACATATTTGAGCAGCCATCTGCCGATCAAGAAATTGATCAGACTAATCGCAGCATACGTCCAGGCGGTCAGCACCAAGTCATTCGTCAGCACCGCAGCATATAGAGACAGTCCGTAAAGGAGCATAATCCCGCTGTCCCAATAAAAGGCAAGATCCGCTCTCCCCTTCGCCAATAAAACCGATCCGTTCGGATTCATCAGCACCCTGAGCAAGCCGACAATCGCCAGAATGTTAAGCACAGGGACGGCCTGCAGCCATTTTTCTCCGAAGACGACCTCGATAAACAGATCGGAAACGGTGGTCAGCCCGATCAGCAGCGGGAAGGAAACAAGTGCGAGAAGCTTTGTCATATTTAAAAAGCCTTCGCGCAGAGTTCCGTTGTCCCGCTGATTTTTTGAGAAGACAGGAAATGCAACCTTTGTAATAATCGGATTGATTTTCAACACGGGAATCGTGATAATCTGGTAGGCCAGGTTATAGATTCCCAAAGCTTCAGCGCCGAGAAAACGGCCGATCAAAATCATATCAATGTTGGCGCCGAGCCTGTTGACAAGGCGTGAAGCAAGCTGGAAAGCGCCAAACGAGAAAAAACCGCTGACTTCCCGTACCGCAAAAACAAATGAAGGACGCCATTTTTTTAAATATACAGCAAAAAATAGGATCCCTTTAAAGGAATTGAGAAAAACTTGTGACAAAGCATAGGCGATAATCGGGTCCGTCAGAACCATAAGGACGAGCAGGAGCACAAACGACGCTATCGCGGCACCGGCTTCAATTTTGCTCAGCACATTGAATTTCAAATCCTTCTGCAGCAAATATTGATGCTGTTGTCCGACCGGCGCGATTAAGAACATCACCGCCAAAATCCGGATGAGCAGCACAAGTTCGTCCCGCTGATAAAAATCAGCAATCACCGGACTTAAGAAAAAAAGGCCGATAAACAAAAGGAAGCCCGTTATGATATTGAGCCAATACAAAGTCGACAATTGGCGTTCACTGATGTCTTCCTTTTGAATTAAAGCGGCCCCGAATCCCATATCAAGCACAATTTGCGTAAAAACCGTGACCGTTGTCAGCATCCCGACGAGCCCGAATTCGGTGATCGTCATTATATTGCCAAGCAGTGCAAACTGTACAATCTGGACAGCCGTGACAATCAAAGTGGACAGGCTTGTCCATTTTGCACCGCTTAAGATTTGTTTTGTAATGGTTGACATAGCATATTCCTAACTTCCTTGTATTATCTGGCTCCCTCACCAGTCAATACTACTTTAATCGTTTTGACCATGACCTTCAAATCGAGAAGAAATGTCAAATTTCGAATATAATACAGATCATGCACAAGCTTTTCCCTCGGACTGATGTCATATCCGCCATTGACTTGTGCCAGCCCCGTTAACCCAGGCTTTACAATTAAGCGGTTTTTAAATCCCGGAATCTCATGGTGGAACTGAGCGGTAAACATCGGCCGTTCCGGCCTTGGTCCGACAAGGCTCATGTCTCCGGCCAGCACATTGATCAGCTGCGGCAGTTCGTCAATCCTTGTTCTTCTGATAAACGCCCCGACCGCTGTGACCCGCGGATCATCCTTCTGGGCCCATTTGGCCCCGGATTTTTCGGCATCGATTCTCATCGAGCGCAATTTGATCAGCTTAAAATGCTTGCCGTCTTTTCCGACGCGTTCCTGGCGGTAAAAAGGCGAGCCGGGAGTTTCTATAGAAATCAAAATACAGAATAGCAGGATCACCGGCAGTGTAATGGCGAGACCGATGAGTGATAGGACGATATCCATTGCCCGTTTTATATTCAAATACCGTACTGCTTTTTCAGATAGAGCACAAGAATAGATCTGCTGGCTTGAGTATTCATTATACATTCTTAAGCTTTTGTCCATACTCACTGACATACACCTCACGATTGGTTTGGTTCTTTGTGATCTCTGCGTCAGTGTAGCATATGAACGTAAACCCATTGTAAAGGGCTTGTTAAAGAATATTAATTGTGTGATTTTTTGATAAATTTGTTTAATTTTCTTTAACCATCGACCGCCTCCGCTCCTTTTTGTTGAATTAATGGAATAATCATACTATATTTTCAGGAAGAACGAAAATGAAAGAAGACACAAAAAAGGATAAGCCAACATCGGCTTATCCTGGATCATCTGGATTAATAGTAGGCAACAATTCCGTCATAAATCGCTTTTGCGCCCTTTTCCTTATAAGTGGAGCTTTTTAGCTTGGTTGCATCACTTATATTCGTAAGAAATGCAAGCTCAACAAGACTGCTCGGCATCTTTGATTCCCTAATGACGTGGAAATTACCGATTTTTACTCCGCGGTTTTTCGTATTGAGCGCGACATAAAGGCGGTTTTGAATTTCGGTCGCCAGCCTTTTGCTGTTTGCCGATTCATACGTTGTATAGTAATAGGTTTCGGTTCCTGTTGCTGAAGGTGTGGCCGAGTTAGCATGGATGCTGACAAACAGATCGGCGTTGTTTGACTGCGCCTTTGATACCCGATCTGAAAGGGTCAGATACACGTCGGTCGTTCTGGACATGATCGGCAGTGCCCCGCCATTTGACAGTTTCGTATTGACCAGTTTTGCCACGTCAAGATTCACGTTTTTCTCATATAAACCGTTTGCGACAGCACCGCTGTCATATCCTCCATGCCCTGCATCGATAAAGATTTTTTTGCCGACAATCGGATTTTTCAGCTGTGAGACGACATTTGATTTAACGGAAATCGTTCCGCCAAGCACGGTAAATGTCGTCATATCGCTATTGCCGATCGCTTTTCTTGTTGGTGTCGGCAAAGATCCGGCATCAGTGAACAGCATTGGACGGTTTTGCTTTGCGGCCAGAACTGAGCCTGCCAACGCGTCGGCATAAGTGTAACCGTTGCTGATAACCGCAGCTTTAGCAGAGGAATAGTATTTCTTTGCAATATTTTGCGCGACTTCAAAACGGCTGCTTCCTCCTATTCTCGTAGGAGAAGGAAGCTGACTGTAAACCGATTTTGAGACGCTGATTTCTCCTCCGACGACAATCGTGGATGTTGTTCCTTTGCTTTTCATCGCATCCTTTGTCGGTGTCGGAATAGAGCTTGATGTCGTTAAAAGGATCGGAATTCCATTTCTCGCCGCATAGGCGCCGATCGCCATACTGTCAGCATAAGCTTTTCCGTTTGCGATGACCGCTTTAGAAGTGCCCGACAGCTTTTTAGCGATATTTTCCGCTACTTCATAACGACTTGCACCGCCGATCCGTTCTACAGTTGACACACCGAGACTCTTGATTTGATTGACAACGGTATTGCTGACGCTGATCGTTCCTCCGATGACAATCACCTTGCTCGGCTTCAGCTGGCTGATTCTATTTTTTGTGGGAGTTGTCAAATTGGACGATTCCGTTAATAGAATAGGAGCATTATTTTTGTAAGCTAAAGGAGTGGCCGAGAGAACGTCTGCATAAGCTTTTCCATTTGCCACAACCACTGTACTCGCGCTGCTCCATCCTTGCTTTGAGACATTGACAGCTACTTCATAGCGGCTCGCGCCGTCCAATCTTGTGACTGAATTGGCCGCGAACGCATTTGGTACAAACATGATAAGCCCCAACACAATGATTGGCAAGCTTCTTAGTAAAACCCGCAAAGATATCTCCTCCAAGTTAACAATTATTGTCATCTCCCCAAAAACGAACAGAGGAGGCACGGCGGCCTCCTTCTCCCTACCATTCTATTAATAAGAAGATAGAGTTGTTCCCGGGTAATAAAAATTCAAAATCGTTTTGTAGCTTTGTCCGGCGGCAGCTCTGGCGTTAGCTCCGTACTGGCTCATGCCGATACCGTGCCCATACCCTTTTCCGCTGAGAATAAATGCGCTTGAATTGCTCGACACAGAAGCATATGTACTCTTCATATTGCTTCCTCCAAGCATCGATCTCAACTGTGTCGTTGTCACGGTAATCGTCGCCGATTTTTCCGCCAGACTTCCGCTGGAAAGAACATAGCCGTTTGATTTTTCTTTAACAAAGTAAGAAAACTTCACCGTTGCTGTCTTCGGTCTTTGGCCGGCAGTTTTTTCACTGCTTAGCGTCACGCTTGAAATTTTCGTGACTTTTATCGATTCAGCGCTGGTGTATTTATTTTTAATAAACCAGCTTTTCAAACCGGATAAATAGGCGGAGTTTGTTTCATTTGTGCTGTTCCACCATGTGTCCGGACTTTTCAAATTTAAGCTGCTCTTGTTAAGCTGCGTCTTATTCAGTGACATCGACCAGCTGTTCTGGGGATCATATGTATCCTTTTTCGCAGGTAAATAAGGAACTTGACTGCTCCATACTTCACCGCTCGCTTCTGTATATCCCCCGTTGCTCGATGAATAAACGGCTGAAATTAAGCTGCCGTTGTATTTTAGAACTTGGCCTTTTGTCGCATTGACAATGCTGGATGTCTTTGAATTCCAGTCATATCCTCCGTATACCTGAAAAGCCTGTGTATCGGCCACTGTTGTGCCAGTTGATCTGACTGAGTAGGTTCTTGCTGCTACCGCCTGAGCTTTGAGCGCTTCCGTATTCCAGCTGGCCGGCATTTCATGAGGGACAACACCTTTTAAATAATCTTCAAACGGAATATCAACATTGACCGGGCGAACGTATTTGCTTGATTCAATGGTGAACTTCATATTGCCCAGGTAAGGCCTTCCGTTGATGCTGATGGAATTTGAGGTCGAATATTTCTTCGGTTCCGCCGTAAAAGATGTCCCCAGTGTTTTTACAGCTTTATTGTTTTGGTAAAGCACAAGCTTTCCGCTTGATACATTGACCGAATAACCGGCCCCGGCAAACGTATCCGCCAATTTATTTTTCAACGTATCCGTAATAGAGATCGTCCCGCCCAGCAGCGCAAAAGAATTGGTGCCTTTTTCAGCCAGCACATCACTAACCGGCGATGGCAGGCTGTTCGATTCGACAAGTAGCAGCGGACTTCCCTGCTTGGCTGCCAGAACCGATCCCGCCAAGGCATCTGCGAACGTCGATCCGTTTGAAATAAATACTTTTGAAGCTTTCATATTCAGCTGTTTCACGATATTGGCGGATACCTGGTATCTGGAAACTCCGCCGATCCGTGTGACAGACGCTTGTTTCTTCAGCGTGTTTTCGACGCCCGTACTGACACTCAACGGACCGCCGACAATCGTTACTTTGCTCGGGATCTTATAATCGCTGCGGATGTTATCATCCCCGGCAAGCAATATCGGATATCCGTTCATTGCCGCATATGGCGCAATGGATAAAGCATCTGTGAAAACCATTCCCGTTGCGACGACCGCCTGGCTGTAATTGCCCATCCGGTTCGCTATGTTTCTTGATACCTCATAGCGGGTCGCTCCGCCGATGCGGTTGATCGATCCATATTTTTTCAGCGTGTTTTCGACATTTTTAGATACGCTGATCGTTCCCCCGATAATTAAAATATTGTCGGGTTTGAGTTTAGCAATCTCGCTTTCTGTCTTGGGTGTCAATGAATCTGCGTCCGTCAGCAAAATCGGTGCATCGTATTTTTTTGCAAGCGGTGTTGCAGAGAGAGCATCGGCAAATGCGTCCCGATTGACGATGACGACCGTGCTCGGATTCGTCCACCCCGCTGATGCCACGTTATTTGCGACATCAAACCGGGTCGTTCCTCCATACCGCTCCGTGGCGGAAAGTCTTGAGCCCGGTATCTCGTATGCACCGGAAATATCGACGTCAATGCTTGATTTGTTGCCTAAATAATTGCTTAGTTTCACCGAAATCTTTTTGTCGGCAGCCTGAGCGGTTTGAGTAAACAGCAAAGCCGAGGCTGCGACTGACGACAGAAGCAAAAGCTTCATTTTTTTCAAAACGTTAAGAACCCCCCTGATGCATTATTGCTTATTTGGTTTCGATGCTTTTCAGCTCCAAAACGCCATTTTCATCTTTTGTATACTGAACTTCGACTGATTTGCCTTCTCCAATGGAGTTGACTTTCTCCTGGAGATCTTCTCCTACCTGAAACGATGTCTCTTTTCCATCAATGGTCACTGCAATCGTATGGCTGTCAGCGAGCCCCGCAAATGAACCTTCTTTTGTAATGGTTTCTTCAGATGCCGCATTCTTATTGGTCGAGTTTGACTTGTCCTCTGTTGATTGTTCAGCGGTACCGCAAGCTGCCAATAAAAGCAGCATTGTAAGTGTTAGAACTATGAGTTTTTTCATCTTCTTCACCTCTCCTTTTCTATCGACAAATTCCAACAGATTCTTTAATTATAACGAAAAATTTCATAGATTCATCGGTTTTTTTGCAACTTTTTTAAAAGACTTACGTCTATTCAAAGGGTTACGTATAAATTTTTTTGTTGTTTTCAAATTTTAAGAAACTTATAATCAAAGTAGACTATAAAAAAGGTGAGGACTATATGAGAGCTGAAAAAAGGAAGAAAAAGAGAAAGATTTTATATACAATCATTGCTTTGATTGCTGTTTTTGTTCTTTCTACAGGAGGTTATGCCTATTATTTATGGAACAAAGCGGCATCTACTGTTGCAAGTATTCATGAAAGTATCGATAAATCGAAAAAGCGGGAGCAGAATGTGAGTATCGACAACAACGACCCGTTTTCGGTTTTAATCATGGGCGTCGATGAACGCAAAAATGATAAAGGCCGGGCTGATTCCCTCATCTATATGACCGTCAATGCGAAAACAAAAACAACGGAGATGGTCAGCATCCCGCGCGATACGTATACGGAGATTGTCGGCAAAGGAACACACGATAAAATCAACCATTCATACGCATTCGGCGGCGTACAGATGACGGTCGACACGGTCGAGAACTTCCTCGATGTTCCCGTCGATTACTTCATCAAAGTCAATATGGAAAGCTTTAGAGACGTCGTCGATACGCTTGGCGGAATTACGGTTAACAGTACATTCGCGTTCAGCTATGACGGATATTCATTCAGCAAAGGCAAAATCTCCTTGAACGGGAACGAGGCTCTTGCCTATACACGAATGAGAAAACAGGATCCGAAGGGCGATTTTGGCCGTCAGAACAGACAGCGGCAAGTGATTGAAGGAATCATCAACAAAGGCGCCAATATTTCTTCCATTACAAAATTTAGCGACATGTTCAACGTAGTTGAAAAAAATGTGAAAACCAATCTCACTTTTGATGATATGTGGGATATCCAATCAGGCTATAAAGACGCCCGGACAAATGTCGTTCAGCATGAACTTAAAGGCAGCGGAACAAAAATGAACGGGATCTATTATTACAAGACCGACGAAAGCTCACTGTCAGACATCACAGCCGAACTGAAACAAAGCCTTGATTTAAAAAGCTAGACACAAGAAAAAAGAAGCTTCCTAAAGGAGGCTTCTTTTTATATATCTGAAAATACATCCGGCTGCTGGCTCCTATATCCATAATGGTAAAGCAGGGTTTCCGCGATCCGCCGGGAAGCCTGGCCATCGCCGTATGGGTTTGAAGCCCGGGACATTTTGGCATATTCGGCTTCATCAATCAACAGTTTTTTTGTCAGCTGATAAATGTTTTCTTCATCCGTCCCGGCCAGCTTCAGCGTTCCTGCTTTAACCCCTTCGGGGCGCTCAGTCGTATCCCTGAGCACAAGGACAGGCTTGCCAAGGGACGGCGCTTCTTCCTGCACGCCTCCCGAATCAGTGAGAATGAAATGGGACTGCGCCGCAAAATTGTGAAAATCAATGACCTCCAGCGGCTCAATTAAATGGACTTTCTCCAAATCGCCAAGCTGTGTTAAAGCCGTATCCCTGACCGCAGGATTAAGATGAACAGGGTAAACAACTTGTACATCGTCAAATTCCTCGACAATGCGGCGGATGGCTTTGAACATGTTTTCCATCGGCTGCCCGAGGTTTTCCCTTCGATGTGCGGTAAGCAAGATCATTCTGTCCTTGCCAAGCTTTTCAAGAACCGGGTGTGTATACGCGTCCCTGACCGTTGTATTTAGGGCATCAATCGCTGTATTCCCGGTGATGAAAATCGTTTTTTGATCTTTGTTTTCACGAAGCAGATTTTGCTTAGCCTGCTCTGTGGGCGCAAAATGGAGGTCGGCGATCGCCCCCGTCAGCTGGCGGTTCAACTCTTCCGGAAACGGAGAGTATTTGTTTCCCGTCCGCAGTCCGGCCTCGACATGCCCGACTGTAATATGGTGATAATAGGCGGCAAGGCTGCCGGCAAAGGTCGTTGTCGTATCGCCATGGACAAGCACAATATCCGGCTTGTTCGTCTGAAACAGCTGGTCAAGCTTCACAAGCGCATTTGACGTAATCTCGGCCAGTGTTTGCCTGTCTTTCATGATATTCAAATCAAAATCGGGTGTAATGTAAAAAGCATCTAACACTTGATCAAGCATTTGCCTGTGCTGCGCTGTTACGGTTACATATGACTCGATTTCTGGATACTTTTTCAATTCTAGCACAAGCGGGGCCATTTTAATCGCTTCAGGACGCGTGCCGAAGACGGTCATGACTTTTAATTTTTTCATATTATCGTCACCTGTTTTCTGTATTACCGGCTTGTTAAATAGAATGTTGAATGATTGGCTTTGATACGGTAATCAACTTTTTTCTTCATATGAAAGAACAGTCGTTTCTTTTCGATCCGAGCGCTGCAAAGAAAAGTGGAAAGATCGTCCTTTTTTGGTTCCAGCAGCGTATGATACGAGTTGATGAACATCTCAACTTGCCCTTGCACGACTCCAACGGGGCCGAACTTATTTCCAATCAAATGCCGGGCTATTTTGATTTCTGTATTATCCGATTTGGCAATCACTCGCTTTATGGGAATGAACATTTCACGTTCATTCACTCTCAACAGCAAAATGGATTGTTCCGGAAAAAACAACTGCTGACCAGGAACAGTGATGGAAAGCAAACCGTTTGCATCTTCTTTGGGAAATTCAATTTTCAAGGATGTCTGCTTTTGGATGTCCAATGAGAGATTGTCATAGTCCTTTGTAAAATAAGGACGCGCATAATAGGCACAGAAGCCGTTGTTGCCTATATACCTCGCATAACTTGTATAAGGGTACGGCTCTCTGTTTCTCCCGATGCGGCCCCGCTTTGTATAGCCGTCAATTTCAGAATCGATAAAGAAATCCCACACGCCGAAATCAAATTCCGTTTCCGCAATATCATCGAAATAGAAGGAAAACTCAAAACGGCCGCCCTCGCTCACATCGGGTATAAATGTCTTTTCTGCTTTGTT is a window encoding:
- a CDS encoding glycosyltransferase family 4 protein; this encodes MKVLWITSVYPSGQKPGEGVFHETQVQALRMLGIDVTVICPLPVNPGPLRLLKKKYRRIRSSPEYEERKGIPVYRPPYTALPGQLKWAQPHRRIAEAVLRTIGKHRLAPDMIHAHFAMPSGGAAAVVSERLNIPYALTLHGSDVNVYPHYSKGAFKAFERAVRSASDVLAVSDMLKDKTKEMTGVESAVLPIGVSLDRFQKPSASKAELREKYGLPKDKKLLTFVGRLVKGKGVAELAEAVRQLDDSYAAVFVGDGPEKERIRQKAGGQAILTGQVANQQISEYLAASDLFVLPSYSEGMPTVVIEALALKVPVVCTAVGGVPALFGKHRHLLVKPGSVSELKAAVTDYVEGGKWRADIADELYQKVYEHYDANQNAKALKERYERIVRDLKKGAEVPGGPG
- a CDS encoding MOP flippase family protein, whose translation is MSTITKQILSGAKWTSLSTLIVTAVQIVQFALLGNIMTITEFGLVGMLTTVTVFTQIVLDMGFGAALIQKEDISERQLSTLYWLNIITGFLLFIGLFFLSPVIADFYQRDELVLLIRILAVMFLIAPVGQQHQYLLQKDLKFNVLSKIEAGAAIASFVLLLVLMVLTDPIIAYALSQVFLNSFKGILFFAVYLKKWRPSFVFAVREVSGFFSFGAFQLASRLVNRLGANIDMILIGRFLGAEALGIYNLAYQIITIPVLKINPIITKVAFPVFSKNQRDNGTLREGFLNMTKLLALVSFPLLIGLTTVSDLFIEVVFGEKWLQAVPVLNILAIVGLLRVLMNPNGSVLLAKGRADLAFYWDSGIMLLYGLSLYAAVLTNDLVLTAWTYAAISLINFLIGRWLLKYVIQLKFGEYFKTIGKPLALTALMAALALGLSAGTRHLLPGAMLQLSVSVVISGIVYSLLVGKFYQGAVRAQFQSRKGV
- the wecB gene encoding UDP-N-acetylglucosamine 2-epimerase (non-hydrolyzing), producing MKKLKVMTVFGTRPEAIKMAPLVLELKKYPEIESYVTVTAQHRQMLDQVLDAFYITPDFDLNIMKDRQTLAEITSNALVKLDQLFQTNKPDIVLVHGDTTTTFAGSLAAYYHHITVGHVEAGLRTGNKYSPFPEELNRQLTGAIADLHFAPTEQAKQNLLRENKDQKTIFITGNTAIDALNTTVRDAYTHPVLEKLGKDRMILLTAHRRENLGQPMENMFKAIRRIVEEFDDVQVVYPVHLNPAVRDTALTQLGDLEKVHLIEPLEVIDFHNFAAQSHFILTDSGGVQEEAPSLGKPVLVLRDTTERPEGVKAGTLKLAGTDEENIYQLTKKLLIDEAEYAKMSRASNPYGDGQASRRIAETLLYHYGYRSQQPDVFSDI
- a CDS encoding SpoIID/LytB domain-containing protein, with protein sequence MKKMKLLLLSSVAASALLFTQTAQAADKKISVKLSNYLGNKSSIDVDISGAYEIPGSRLSATERYGGTTRFDVANNVASAGWTNPSTVVIVNRDAFADALSATPLAKKYDAPILLTDADSLTPKTESEIAKLKPDNILIIGGTISVSKNVENTLKKYGSINRIGGATRYEVSRNIANRMGNYSQAVVATGMVFTDALSIAPYAAMNGYPILLAGDDNIRSDYKIPSKVTIVGGPLSVSTGVENTLKKQASVTRIGGVSRYQVSANIVKQLNMKASKVFISNGSTFADALAGSVLAAKQGSPLLLVESNSLPSPVSDVLAEKGTNSFALLGGTISITDTLKNKLADTFAGAGYSVNVSSGKLVLYQNNKAVKTLGTSFTAEPKKYSTSNSISINGRPYLGNMKFTIESSKYVRPVNVDIPFEDYLKGVVPHEMPASWNTEALKAQAVAARTYSVRSTGTTVADTQAFQVYGGYDWNSKTSSIVNATKGQVLKYNGSLISAVYSSSNGGYTEASGEVWSSQVPYLPAKKDTYDPQNSWSMSLNKTQLNKSSLNLKSPDTWWNSTNETNSAYLSGLKSWFIKNKYTSAESIKVTKISSVTLSSEKTAGQRPKTATVKFSYFVKEKSNGYVLSSGSLAEKSATITVTTTQLRSMLGGSNMKSTYASVSSNSSAFILSGKGYGHGIGMSQYGANARAAAGQSYKTILNFYYPGTTLSSY
- a CDS encoding N-acetylmuramoyl-L-alanine amidase — its product is MRVLLRSLPIIVLGLIMFVPNAFAANSVTRLDGASRYEVAVNVSKQGWSSASTVVVANGKAYADVLSATPLAYKNNAPILLTESSNLTTPTKNRISQLKPSKVIVIGGTISVSNTVVNQIKSLGVSTVERIGGASRYEVAENIAKKLSGTSKAVIANGKAYADSMAIGAYAARNGIPILLTTSSSIPTPTKDAMKSKGTTSTIVVGGEISVSKSVYSQLPSPTRIGGSSRFEVAQNIAKKYYSSAKAAVISNGYTYADALAGSVLAAKQNRPMLFTDAGSLPTPTRKAIGNSDMTTFTVLGGTISVKSNVVSQLKNPIVGKKIFIDAGHGGYDSGAVANGLYEKNVNLDVAKLVNTKLSNGGALPIMSRTTDVYLTLSDRVSKAQSNNADLFVSIHANSATPSATGTETYYYTTYESANSKRLATEIQNRLYVALNTKNRGVKIGNFHVIRESKMPSSLVELAFLTNISDATKLKSSTYKEKGAKAIYDGIVAYY
- a CDS encoding LytR family transcriptional regulator; protein product: MRAEKRKKKRKILYTIIALIAVFVLSTGGYAYYLWNKAASTVASIHESIDKSKKREQNVSIDNNDPFSVLIMGVDERKNDKGRADSLIYMTVNAKTKTTEMVSIPRDTYTEIVGKGTHDKINHSYAFGGVQMTVDTVENFLDVPVDYFIKVNMESFRDVVDTLGGITVNSTFAFSYDGYSFSKGKISLNGNEALAYTRMRKQDPKGDFGRQNRQRQVIEGIINKGANISSITKFSDMFNVVEKNVKTNLTFDDMWDIQSGYKDARTNVVQHELKGSGTKMNGIYYYKTDESSLSDITAELKQSLDLKS
- a CDS encoding exopolysaccharide biosynthesis polyprenyl glycosylphosphotransferase, with translation MNSTKRSGGGRWLKKIKQIYQKITQLIFFNKPFTMGLRSYATLTQRSQRTKPIVRCMSVSMDKSLRMYNEYSSQQIYSCALSEKAVRYLNIKRAMDIVLSLIGLAITLPVILLFCILISIETPGSPFYRQERVGKDGKHFKLIKLRSMRIDAEKSGAKWAQKDDPRVTAVGAFIRRTRIDELPQLINVLAGDMSLVGPRPERPMFTAQFHHEIPGFKNRLIVKPGLTGLAQVNGGYDISPREKLVHDLYYIRNLTFLLDLKVMVKTIKVVLTGEGAR